CAGTACAGCTTTATTTCACTGCCGGCAGAGGTGCTGATGGGCGTGCGTTGGGCAGTAGTGGGCGTTTTGCTGCTCTACGGCCTGCAGAAGCGCTCCCTCACCACCTGGATCTTGGTCAGCATGGTGGTGGGCTGCGCCATCGGCTACGACTTCCCCGGGTTTGCCGTCAGCCTGAACGTGCTGAGCAAGATCTTCCTCAAGCTGATCAAGACCATCATCGCCCCGCTTATCTTCGCCACGCTGGTGGTGGGCATTGCCGGCCACTCCAACCTGAAGCAGGTGGGCAGCATGGGTTGGAAAGCCATCCTGTACTTTGAGATCGTTACCACGCTGGCCCTGTTCATCGGCCTGGCCGCCATCAACATCAGCCGCGCCGGCGTGGGCATAGACCCGGGACTGGCGCAGAGCCAGGAGGAGATCGCCCCGGTGGCCGCGCAGAGCACATCCGACATCATCCTGCACGTGTTCCCCGAGAACATCGTGAAGTCCATATCCGAGGGGCAGGTGCTGCAGATTGTGGTGTTCAGCGTCCTGTTCGCCATCGGCCTTGCCATGGTGGGCGAGAAGAAGCGCAAGCCGATGCTGGACTTCTGCGAGAGCCTCTCCGAGACCATGTTCAAGTTCACCAACATCATCATGTACTTCGCCCCGATCGGTGTGGGCGCCGCCATTGCCTACACGGTGGGGCACATGGGCTTCGGCATCCTGCTGAACCTGTTCCAGCTGCTCATCACCCTCTACGTGGCCCTGATCGTCTTTGCGGTGGTGGTGCTGCTGCCGGTGGCCCTGATCGCCCGCGTGCCGATCGTGCGTTTCCTGAAAGCCATCTCCGGCCCGGTGTCCATCGCCTTTGCCACCACCAGCTCGGAGGCGGCCCTGCCGCGCGCCATGGAGGAGATGGAGAAGCTGGGCGTGCCGCGCAAGATCGTGGCCTTCGTTATGCCTACCGGCTACAGCTTTAACCTCGACGGCACTACCTTGTATCTGGCCCTCGCCTCCGTTTTCGTGGCCCAGGCCGCGGGCATCAACCTGACGTGGGAGCAGCAGCTGGTGATGGTGTTCACCCTGATGCTGACGAGCAAAGGCGTGGCCGGTGTGCCGCGCGCCTCCCTGGTGATCCTGCTGGGCACCGTGGCCTCGTTCAACCTGCCGGTGTGGCCGGTGTTCGCCATACTTGGCATCGACGAGCTGATGGACATGGCCCGCACATCGGTGAACGTGACCGGTAACTGCCTTGCCACCGCCGTAGTGGCCCGCTGGGAGGGCGAGTTCCACCCGGAGCGCGAAGTAGGCCTGGTGGAAACCTCGAACCCGGAGATACTGGAAACAGAAGGGGAGAAGGTGCGTTAGATAATTTTTTTGAAGCCCTGGTCAGGGCATATGTTGATACACCATACACAAACCTGCTATGGAGCTATTAATCCTAAGTCTGATGCTGGCACTCACTGCCGTTTCTTACCTGATTTACAGGTTGTACATCAAGCCCAAACGCCGTCGCCGTAGCACGGGTGTTCTGGATAAGCATAAGCGCAAGCTGTGACGGCACTCCACTAAGTTAGTCTGTGCATTAAATTTTCCCCATGTCCCCGAGACGCTGTGCCAGGCATGGGGGGCAGTACCTGTAATACATATCCTTTATTTGTTAACCTATTTTCTCAATGGAGAACTCCCTGTCCTTTTGGATCCTGTTCAACGCTTTCGTGCTCCTGATGCTTGGGCTCGACCTGTTTGTATTCCACCGTGACGCCCATGAGGTAAAAATCAAGGAGGCGCTGCTTACCAGCCTGTTCTGGATCGCACTGGCGCTGGGGTTCAACGTGCTCATATATTTTTGGCAGGGGGAGCGGCCGGCCATGGAGTTTCTAACAGGCTACCTGATTGAAAAGTCTCTGAGCGTGGACAACCTGTTTGTCTTCATTATGATCTTCAACTACTTCAAGGTACCGCTCAAGTACCAGCACAACCTCCTGTTCTGGGGGGTACTGGGTGCGCTTGTGCTGCGGGCCATCTTTATACTGGTGGGCGTGGCCCTAATTGCCAAATTCCACTTCCTGATCTACATCATGGGCGCGTTCCTGGTGTTCACGGGCATCAAGATGGCTTTTTCACATGGAGATGAGGAGGTGCACCCCGAGAACAACCCCCTGATAAAATGGGTAAGCAGGCACATGCGTATCACTAAAACCCCAGTGGGCGGTAAGTTCTTCACCAAGATAGACGGCAAGTGGTTTGCCACGCCGCTGTTCCTAGTGCTGATTATGATCGAGAGCACAGACGTGGTTTTTGCCGCTGATTCCATTCCGGCTATCCTGGCAATTTCCAAAGACCCCTTTATTGTCTACACCTCCAACGTGTTTGCGCTGCTGGGTTTGCGGGCCCTCTACTTCGCCCTGGCCGGTATCATGCAATTGTTTCATTACCTGCACTACGGCTTGTCGGTCATCCTGGTGTTTATCGGGGCAAAGCTGATGCTAAGCGATATCTTCCACATCGACATGCGTTACGCCCTGTTGGCAGTGGGGGGCATCCTGGCCATCTCCATCATTGCCTCGCTGCTGTTTCCCAGGAAGGCGAGTAACTTGCCACCTCCGCCGGATGTTTACTAAGGGCAGCAGGATCAGGAGGCAAGTTGGTTCAGTCATTTAATTGTAGGGAACTTGCTATTGCTGTAAAAGAGCTATCTTCGCGGCTCAACCATTAGAAGTTCAGGAATGGTCTTACACGACAACATCATCAGGCTGGACTACAATCCAGCAACGGACATTCTGGAGACCAGTATGCCGGACGTGACGCACTTCATGCTTCCCGAGGTAAAGGTGTGCCTGGACGTCATCGTCACCAACATACGCAACTACGACATTAAGAAACTTCTGCTGGATGCGTCTAACTCCGTCATAGAAATGGAGGAGGATGACGAGGCCTATAAAGCCATTGCCATGAAATTTGGTATGGACCTGATGGGTACGCGCCTGAAGAGAATCGCGCGGGTGGAATCGACAAACGCGAGGCGCGAGGCCAAGTCCGCGGAGGTCAGGCAGCAGGCAAACCTGCCGATGGAGTTCCGGAACTTCTCCAGCAGAGACGAGGCCATGAGCTGGCTGTTGGAAATGCAGGTGGCCTAAATTCAATTACCCAACCCACAAGCACATGATTATTTTTGAAAACAGCATCATCAAGCTGGACTACGACCCTGCCACCGACATCGTGGTGATTGAGTACCCTGACCTGCACGGGTATCTGCTGCCGGAGATAAAGCATAGCATAGATATCCTGACTGATACCGTCAGGAGCTACGACGTGAAGCGGGTGCTGCTCGATTCCACTAAAACAACGGTGTCCGTGACACCGGAGGAAAGCAGGGAGATAGCCGTTTACCTGGCTAGCGCACTGGCACGTACGCGCGTGCAAAAACTTGCGCGGGTACAGTCGCTGGACCTGACCGTGGAGACGCGGGCAAAAAACAACATGCAGCACGTGCAGCAGGAGCTGACGCTTCCTTTCATGCTGCAGAACTTTACGCAGAAGGCGCAAGCCCTGGCGTGGCTGCAAAATGAATCTGCAACGGATCAGATCTGATACCATGATTGTCTACCACAACAGCATAATCACACTCGATTACGACCCTGCTACCGATATTCTTGAGGTTGCCTTGCCGGATATGCAGGCCCACTCCATCAGCGAAGTGGAGCGTTGCCTGCACATCATTGTGGAGCATGTCATCTCCTACGACGTGAAGAAGCTGCTGCTGGATTCGAGCAAGGCCGTAGTGGAGGTGGAGGACGAAACCTACAGGAGCCTGATTCTGCAGTTCAGCAGAGAGCTTATAAATACCAGGTTGCAAAAGGTGGCCCGTATCGCAACCCCTGTCGCCTCGCAGGAGCACCGGGCAAACCTGATGGCACAAGAGGTGCACCAGCTAAAACCGGCAGTGGCGTATGAAAACTTTGCAGGCAGGGCAGCAGCACTGGACTGGCTCCTTGTCTGAACGTTATCGTGTTCGATAGTGGCAATCCAGGGCACAGACAGGCCTAAAATCAAAGCAATTGTATATTGCATTGAACCCTATACCACTCCAGATTTGACAGCAAAGGAAATCAGTGCGGGCGTGGTTCTACAACCCGTTTTGTGCAGGATGTTCCTGCGGTGCGTCTGTACCGTGCTCTTGCTTATAAAAAGCTGTTTGCCAATTTCTTCGCTATTGTAGCCTTGGGTGAGTAGTAGAAGTATGGTCCTTTCCCTTGCGGAAAGCAAAGAGTGGGCGGGAAGACGCATTTTTTCAACAGGAACGTCAGTGTATGAGGGCTCCCCGTTGAGGCCGATGAAGGAAAGCACGGGAGCACCGTCCCGCTTGAGATGAGAAATGTCCGTGTGGGTGCCCAAGGTGCGCAAAACATGCCCCTGCTCATCGAACTGTATGGTAATCACCTGTTGCAGAACACGGATGTACTCGCCGTTCTTCTTCCTGATGCGGTAGTCATAGCGGACCTTGTAGTTGGGTATTTGCTCCAGCGTCAAGCCGGAAAAGAAATCACCCACTTTTTTCTCACAGGACAGAAACCAGGGCTGATCCTCGGGATGTATGCTGTTCATGATAAAGGCAACGTCTACCTCCTCTGGCGCATAACCCAGCACTGAAGAGACCTCCGCGCTCACCAGCTCAAAAGCAAAGGCTTTAACGTTGAGTATAAAGTAGTAGAACTCCCCCACCTGAAAAAAGGAAAGAAGCCTCCTGTGCAGCTCAAGCTCTAACCTGAAGTCCACTGCAGTAACGACTCTTCCAACCCCGTTTCTTTCAGATATTACTTTCCAGATTCTTTGCGCTTGTTCATCTATAACTGGTTTCATTGTCTGTTAGGCTTTAGGTGCAATCCATCCGTCTCTTTTGGTATGCTTGCTGCAAGTGTATAAATATAGTGGTAACCAGGAAGTTGACAAAAGCATCCACGGTTGTTTTGAAAAAAAGACTCTTGTACAACGCCCATTCTTACAGTTCTTGCCCAGGAGAAGTTGAGCTCTTGCTTTGGGGGTACCATGGCAGTTTCATGTTACCCTTTTGAAAAGGAGTGGTTGTGCTATGCTATATAGATTGAGTTCTTACTATAGGGAAAGCAACCTGCCAATGCAGCAGATAAGAGGAGCTATGGCAGAATAGCCCCAAAGCACTTCTATCCAAAATTATTGTTTTGGAAAACGGCAGAGTCTTTTAAGACGAAGAGTTTCCTTTTCCGATTTTCTATTCTTATTTAAGCTGCTCACTGCTACTGTATCTGCCGGCTTCCACTCCTGAAAAACCTCTGTTTTCTGGGTTAAGCTTAAGATGAGACTTCATTGGGCTATGAACCAATATTTCTTAATGACTCCTAGTTTTCAAAAAACAGAAGAATCAGTTCAAGCTTCATCTACATAAAACTAGCTACTGATAAAAAATACTCATTAGTAGGTATTTTTTATCAGTAGCTACCCTGTTAAGTTTACAGGATATTTCAAATATATATTTGATTATTTATATATTTTATTCGGATGCGTACCCATCAGCTTTAAGGTCATGTAGCCAATCTTTTCCTTTACACTGGATCGGTTCGTTCTTTTGGCAAGTTCCTATTAGTGTCTCTCTAATTCCGCTGTTGCGCGGGAGACACCAAACCGGATTATTGCACTTGGGGCTTAAAGGCCATTTGGGATGCTTTATCACCTAAAGGTGCGCCTAAAAATGCGGTCTGAATATGCTGTTTTCAAAGTGCTTAATAAAGTGATATTCAAATTTTTACCATGCAATATGAAACACAAAAAAACAATGCTATGCACCATGCTCTTGGTGGGTTTCGGCCTGTTGCGAGTCAATGCACAGGTGGCTGTGCCCGCCTCGGGCGGAGAGGGCTCGGGAAACGGGGGAGCAGTCAGCTATTCCGTAGGCCAGGTTTTCTTTAGCAGCCACGCCGGAGAAGCCGGTTCGGTGAGTGAGGGTGTTCAGGCCGCCTATGAGATAACAGTAATCTCGGGCAAAATAACCGATAGCACAGAGTTGCTGGCCGCTGGTACAGGATTTTCAGCCATTTTGCCAGATCTCTATGCTTACCCGAATCCAACCACGGATGTCCTGACGCTCCGAATTGGCAACTATCAAGAGAACGAGGAAGCAAGCTACCAGCTCACAGATGCACGAGGCAGGGTTTTAGAGAGCAAAAGCATAGTGGGCAGTTTAACCAACATATCCATGATAAACATGGCACGCGAGGCTTATTTCCTAAGAGTCATACACGGCAACCGGTCAGTTAAAACATTCAAGATTATCAAACACTAGACAAATGAAGAGAATATTTACACTTATAGCGGCATTGATGCTTTTCTCGGGCGCCTATGCGCAGGCCCCTGAGAAGATGAGCTATCAGGCGGTGATCAGAAACAGCAGCAATACCTTGGTGGCAAACCAGCCGATTGAGATGCAGATCAGCATCCTGCAGGGATCCCCAACGGGGTCCGCTGTTTACGTGGAGAACCAAACGCCCGTGACCAACAGCAACGGTTTGGTCAGTATTGAGATAGGAGCCGGAACCAAGGTTTCAGGGGAGTTCACAGCGATTGATTGGGCAACCGGGCCGTTCTTTATCAAAACCGTGAGCAATGTGCCCGGTACCCAGACGAAAGGGCCAAAAGGGACAACCAGTAGCGGGGGTACGGTTACGGGTACCAGCCAGTTGATGAGCGTCCCCTATGCTATGTATGCGAAGACATCGGGAAGTTCATTGCCTGGACCGGCTGGTCCACAGGGGGAGCAGGGCATCGCCGGGCCGACAGGTCCAGTGGGACCAGCCGGGGCCGTGGGACCTACAGGAGAACAGGGTATTGCAGGGCCGCAAGGACCTGCCGGACGTGACGGTGCCACAGGACCAGCCGGTCCTCAGGGGGAGCAGGGCCTAATCGGACCCAAGGGTGACCAGGGCGTGGCCGGGGCACAAGGAGAACAGGGTATTGCGGGTCCAACGGGGCCAACAGGCGCAAAAGGTGAGCAAGGGGAGCAGGGTGTCGCCGGGCCGACAGGTCCAGTGGGACCAGCCGGGGCCGTGGGACCTACAGGAGAACAGGGTATTGCAGGGCCGCAAGGACCTGCCGGACGTGACGGTGCCACAGGACCAGCCGGTCCTCAGGGGGAGCAGGGCCTAATCGGACCCAAGGGTGACCAGGGCGTGGCCGGGGCACAAGGAGAACAGGGTATTGCGGGTCCAACGGGGCCAACAGGCGCAAAAGGTGAGCAAGGGGAGCAGGGTGTCGCCGGGCCGACAGGTCCAGTGGGACCAGCCGGGGCCGTGGGACCTACAGGAGAACAGGGTATTGCAGGGCCGCAAGGACCTGCCGGACGTGACGGTGCCACAGGACCAGCCGGTCCTCAGGGGGAGCAGGGCCCACAAGGCGAAAAGGGGTTAGATGCGGGCACAAGAACCGCGTTCCTCAGAGATCAGAGACAATCTGCACAACACGGAGGAAGCGCTGTATTGAATCAGTGGAATACAAGAGCCTTGAATATACTGGAAGGGGACAACAGCTTTGTAGAACTTTCAAATAACCGCTTCATCCTTCAGCCTGGAAAGTACACGATTGAAATTATGGCTCCGGCTTACGCAACCGCTGCTCACCAAGCTAAGCTTAAGGATATCAATACAGGTGCCGATGTTCTGATAGGAACAACTGGCTTTTCACACCCTTCCGCCCCTGCCATAAGTCACTCCTTCATTCA
Above is a window of Pontibacter akesuensis DNA encoding:
- a CDS encoding dicarboxylate/amino acid:cation symporter; its protein translation is MKKSLLPMAALLSITVAAILTVLQQYSFISLPAEVLMGVRWAVVGVLLLYGLQKRSLTTWILVSMVVGCAIGYDFPGFAVSLNVLSKIFLKLIKTIIAPLIFATLVVGIAGHSNLKQVGSMGWKAILYFEIVTTLALFIGLAAINISRAGVGIDPGLAQSQEEIAPVAAQSTSDIILHVFPENIVKSISEGQVLQIVVFSVLFAIGLAMVGEKKRKPMLDFCESLSETMFKFTNIIMYFAPIGVGAAIAYTVGHMGFGILLNLFQLLITLYVALIVFAVVVLLPVALIARVPIVRFLKAISGPVSIAFATTSSEAALPRAMEEMEKLGVPRKIVAFVMPTGYSFNLDGTTLYLALASVFVAQAAGINLTWEQQLVMVFTLMLTSKGVAGVPRASLVILLGTVASFNLPVWPVFAILGIDELMDMARTSVNVTGNCLATAVVARWEGEFHPEREVGLVETSNPEILETEGEKVR
- a CDS encoding T9SS type A sorting domain-containing protein, which codes for MKHKKTMLCTMLLVGFGLLRVNAQVAVPASGGEGSGNGGAVSYSVGQVFFSSHAGEAGSVSEGVQAAYEITVISGKITDSTELLAAGTGFSAILPDLYAYPNPTTDVLTLRIGNYQENEEASYQLTDARGRVLESKSIVGSLTNISMINMAREAYFLRVIHGNRSVKTFKIIKH
- a CDS encoding collagen-like domain-containing protein, translating into MKRIFTLIAALMLFSGAYAQAPEKMSYQAVIRNSSNTLVANQPIEMQISILQGSPTGSAVYVENQTPVTNSNGLVSIEIGAGTKVSGEFTAIDWATGPFFIKTVSNVPGTQTKGPKGTTSSGGTVTGTSQLMSVPYAMYAKTSGSSLPGPAGPQGEQGIAGPTGPVGPAGAVGPTGEQGIAGPQGPAGRDGATGPAGPQGEQGLIGPKGDQGVAGAQGEQGIAGPTGPTGAKGEQGEQGVAGPTGPVGPAGAVGPTGEQGIAGPQGPAGRDGATGPAGPQGEQGLIGPKGDQGVAGAQGEQGIAGPTGPTGAKGEQGEQGVAGPTGPVGPAGAVGPTGEQGIAGPQGPAGRDGATGPAGPQGEQGPQGEKGLDAGTRTAFLRDQRQSAQHGGSAVLNQWNTRALNILEGDNSFVELSNNRFILQPGKYTIEIMAPAYATAAHQAKLKDINTGADVLIGTTGFSHPSAPAISHSFIQGILTVSTPTTYEVQHRAGVERLFSGLGQAANFGTVEIYTQIKIMKVE
- a CDS encoding TerC family protein — translated: MENSLSFWILFNAFVLLMLGLDLFVFHRDAHEVKIKEALLTSLFWIALALGFNVLIYFWQGERPAMEFLTGYLIEKSLSVDNLFVFIMIFNYFKVPLKYQHNLLFWGVLGALVLRAIFILVGVALIAKFHFLIYIMGAFLVFTGIKMAFSHGDEEVHPENNPLIKWVSRHMRITKTPVGGKFFTKIDGKWFATPLFLVLIMIESTDVVFAADSIPAILAISKDPFIVYTSNVFALLGLRALYFALAGIMQLFHYLHYGLSVILVFIGAKLMLSDIFHIDMRYALLAVGGILAISIIASLLFPRKASNLPPPPDVY
- a CDS encoding LuxR C-terminal-related transcriptional regulator; this translates as MKPVIDEQAQRIWKVISERNGVGRVVTAVDFRLELELHRRLLSFFQVGEFYYFILNVKAFAFELVSAEVSSVLGYAPEEVDVAFIMNSIHPEDQPWFLSCEKKVGDFFSGLTLEQIPNYKVRYDYRIRKKNGEYIRVLQQVITIQFDEQGHVLRTLGTHTDISHLKRDGAPVLSFIGLNGEPSYTDVPVEKMRLPAHSLLSARERTILLLLTQGYNSEEIGKQLFISKSTVQTHRRNILHKTGCRTTPALISFAVKSGVV